One segment of Erigeron canadensis isolate Cc75 chromosome 2, C_canadensis_v1, whole genome shotgun sequence DNA contains the following:
- the LOC122586837 gene encoding auxin-induced protein IAA6, which yields MGPQGLGLEITTELRLGLPGTGSRETSDKNRVFSGKHEGGERMTRNNVDLLVGWPPVCVYRKNSSSVLRDVTKTYVKVSMDGAPILRKIDLSCFKGYSDLGMALEKLFDCCGIGEAMMEESESCEYVAIYEDKDGDWMLVGDVPWMMFTETCRRLRIKKSADATGIGLHSHREMPNTD from the exons atgggACCTCAAGGGCTAGGGCTCGAGATTACTACTGAACTTAGGCTTGGGCTACCAGGCACCGGTAGTCGAGAGACAAGCGACAAGAATAGGGTGTTTTCGGGTAAGCATGAAGGTGGTGAAAGGATGACTAGGAATAATGTGGACTTGTTAGTAGGGTGGCCACCGGTATGTGTGTATAGGAAGAATAGTAGTAGTGTACTACGCGATGTGACAAAAACGTACGTGAAAGTTAGCATGGATGGTGCACCAATTCTTCGTAAAATCGATTTGAGTTGTTTCAAAGGGTATTCGGATCTTGGAATGGCTCTAGAGAAGCTCTTTGATTGTTGTGGAATTG GTGAAGCAATGATGGAAGAAAGTGAGAGTTGTGAATACGTAGCAATATATGAAGACAAAGATGGGGACTGGATGCTTGTTGGCGACGTCCCTTGGAT GATGTTTACAGAAACATGCCGAAGACTTAGGATAAAGAAATCGGCGGATGCCACAGGAATTGGATTGCATTCACATCGTGAAATGCCGAATACAGATTGA